In one window of Nocardioides panacisoli DNA:
- a CDS encoding DapH/DapD/GlmU-related protein, with product MLLRLLRPFLHVLGRWPLVVRQRLRWARDEVEVAPGSFVARGAVLGHRVRINRPSFVDPCEIGPYTVTGAFVVRCANHHTEFLNLQEGVQRRVIGARSVLAPPTRGVRIGAACWIGDNVTILDGVQVGDGAVIGAGSVVTRSVPAYAVAVGNPARVVRSRYPDEVVDLLSSLDWWTWSDEQLRANADLFELDLTTVDPADLRRRIDRLG from the coding sequence GTGCTGCTGCGCCTGCTCCGTCCCTTCCTCCACGTCCTCGGGCGCTGGCCGCTCGTCGTGCGCCAACGGCTGCGTTGGGCCCGCGACGAGGTGGAGGTGGCGCCGGGCAGCTTCGTCGCCCGAGGCGCGGTCCTCGGGCACCGGGTGCGCATCAACCGGCCCTCGTTCGTCGACCCGTGCGAGATCGGTCCCTACACCGTCACCGGCGCGTTCGTGGTGCGCTGCGCGAATCATCACACCGAGTTCCTCAACCTGCAGGAGGGCGTGCAGCGGCGCGTCATCGGCGCCCGCTCCGTGCTGGCGCCGCCGACCCGCGGCGTGCGGATCGGCGCCGCCTGCTGGATCGGCGACAACGTCACGATCCTCGACGGCGTCCAGGTCGGCGACGGTGCCGTCATCGGCGCCGGCTCGGTCGTCACCCGGTCGGTGCCGGCGTACGCCGTCGCCGTCGGCAACCCCGCCCGGGTGGTGCGCAGCCGCTACCCGGACGAGGTCGTGGACCTGCTGTCCTCACTGGACTGGTGGACGTGGAGCGACGAGCAGCTGCGCGCCAACGCCGACCTCTTCGAGCTCGACCTGACCACGGTCGATCCCGCCGACCTGCGCCGGCGCATCGACCGCCTGGGCTGA